The following proteins are co-located in the Pelorhabdus rhamnosifermentans genome:
- a CDS encoding terminase large subunit, whose product MNFITEYANEIKSGRIIVGNKVRKVYFHLIAELDDPASEWEYDEHLAEHAINFIERYCKHSKGKLGGKPLLLELWQKALVAATFGVVHKKDRTRRFQEVMLVVGRKNGKSVLASAIGLYMMIADGEPGAEVFAAATMRDQAKIIWLEAKRMVNKSPDLRDMIKPLVAELVGYFNDSFFKPLGSDSDTLDGLNVHCALLDEIHAWKTKALYDVIFDGTSAREQPLIFITSTAGIIRESIYDIKYDEAENMINGFDDPNIYKNERFFPVIYELDSRKEWTDPHCWAKANPGLGTIKQLKQLKAKVEKAQANPRLVSNLLCKDFNLRQTSSEAFLTFEQLNNEATFDITQLKPRYGIGGVDLSITTDLTAAAVLFKVVGDETIYCKHMYWLPEDLLETREQDDKIPYSTWRDMGLLRTTPGNKVNYKFVVEWFIEMRDVYDVYIPWIGYDYFSAEYFVQDLKEQFGEECPEPVHQGAKTLSGPLMSLAADLDAKKINYENNPVTKWCMSNVAVTEDRNASKIPCKTSNQRRRIDGFAAMLDAYVVLERHLEDYTNMI is encoded by the coding sequence ATGAATTTTATAACCGAGTATGCTAATGAAATAAAATCAGGGCGGATCATTGTTGGCAACAAAGTCCGCAAAGTATATTTTCATTTGATTGCTGAACTAGACGATCCAGCAAGTGAATGGGAATATGACGAACACTTAGCTGAACATGCAATAAATTTTATTGAACGGTACTGCAAACACTCTAAAGGCAAGCTTGGGGGCAAGCCCCTGCTGCTGGAATTATGGCAAAAAGCCTTGGTTGCTGCAACGTTTGGTGTAGTACATAAAAAAGACCGTACACGCCGCTTTCAGGAAGTCATGCTTGTTGTTGGTCGTAAAAATGGTAAATCGGTGCTTGCTTCAGCGATTGGTTTGTATATGATGATTGCTGATGGTGAGCCAGGGGCCGAGGTATTTGCGGCAGCAACCATGCGTGACCAAGCAAAAATTATATGGTTAGAAGCTAAGAGGATGGTTAATAAATCCCCAGATCTGCGAGATATGATAAAACCGTTAGTTGCAGAACTGGTTGGATATTTTAACGATTCTTTTTTTAAACCCCTTGGCAGTGATTCCGATACACTGGACGGGCTCAATGTTCACTGCGCTTTACTTGATGAGATTCATGCGTGGAAAACAAAAGCACTCTATGACGTTATTTTTGACGGTACGTCAGCACGCGAGCAGCCGTTAATATTCATAACTTCCACGGCCGGCATTATTCGCGAGTCGATATATGATATTAAATACGATGAAGCCGAAAACATGATCAACGGTTTTGATGATCCGAACATTTATAAAAATGAACGGTTCTTCCCTGTTATTTATGAGTTAGACAGCCGTAAAGAATGGACGGATCCTCATTGCTGGGCCAAAGCCAATCCGGGCCTTGGAACCATCAAGCAATTAAAACAGTTGAAGGCTAAAGTCGAGAAGGCACAAGCCAATCCGCGCCTGGTTAGTAATTTGTTATGCAAAGACTTTAATTTGCGGCAAACGTCATCTGAAGCATTTTTGACATTCGAACAGTTGAACAATGAAGCGACATTTGATATTACGCAGTTAAAGCCACGTTATGGTATTGGAGGCGTTGACTTATCAATTACAACAGACTTAACAGCAGCAGCGGTTTTATTTAAGGTCGTCGGTGACGAAACAATTTACTGTAAGCATATGTACTGGCTGCCTGAAGACTTGCTTGAAACCAGAGAACAGGACGACAAAATTCCTTATAGCACATGGCGAGATATGGGGCTTCTGCGTACCACTCCCGGCAACAAAGTAAATTATAAATTTGTCGTGGAATGGTTTATTGAGATGCGAGATGTGTACGACGTTTATATTCCTTGGATCGGGTACGATTATTTTTCAGCAGAATATTTTGTTCAAGATTTAAAAGAACAGTTTGGCGAAGAATGTCCAGAACCAGTTCATCAGGGAGCAAAAACTTTGTCAGGCCCATTGATGTCATTAGCTGCAGACTTAGATGCCAAGAAAATAAATTACGAGAACAATCCGGTGACTAAATGGTGTATGTCAAACGTGGCCGTAACCGAAGATCGTAATGCGAGTAAAATTCCCTGCAAGACAAGCAACCAGCGCCGCCGCATTGATGGATTTGCGGCAATGCTTGACGCTTATGTTGTGCTGGAA
- a CDS encoding helix-turn-helix transcriptional regulator, with amino-acid sequence MSWVFKNREELERFMIDEVVNTAGVMELLNCSRQNVFDLIRRGKLKPIKETPKERLFLKSDILERIKPSE; translated from the coding sequence ATGAGTTGGGTATTTAAAAATCGCGAAGAACTAGAAAGATTTATGATCGATGAAGTTGTAAATACTGCCGGAGTTATGGAATTGCTGAATTGCTCACGTCAGAATGTGTTTGATCTGATTAGGCGTGGTAAGTTAAAACCAATCAAGGAAACGCCAAAAGAACGATTATTTTTAAAATCTGATATACTTGAACGTATTAAGCCGTCCGAATAG